Proteins from one Oscillatoria sp. FACHB-1407 genomic window:
- a CDS encoding gamma-glutamylcyclotransferase family protein, whose amino-acid sequence MSVRSSSHPVELDEIRLEPETEPMFYYFAYGSCMCPVDLKRSLGEHTHSYVIGAATLKGYRLGFFRRSQRRNCGVLDIVKDPTATVEGVLYRLPLRLSDRLDEREEGYCHETITVHHQGQVFRNVQTYTVIEKLTQEHAPNDWYSGVVLRGAITCGLPEQYCWKLFHHMQQLQQGTLNAA is encoded by the coding sequence AGCGTTCGTTCTTCTTCCCATCCAGTTGAGTTAGATGAAATTCGCTTAGAGCCTGAAACAGAGCCAATGTTCTACTACTTTGCTTATGGCTCCTGTATGTGTCCAGTGGATTTGAAGCGATCGCTGGGGGAACACACGCATTCTTATGTCATTGGTGCCGCAACTCTCAAGGGCTATCGCTTGGGATTCTTTCGTCGCTCTCAACGGCGCAACTGTGGGGTGCTCGATATTGTGAAAGACCCAACTGCCACTGTAGAAGGGGTGCTCTATCGGTTGCCGCTGCGGTTGAGCGATCGCCTGGATGAACGTGAAGAAGGCTATTGCCATGAAACGATTACCGTTCACCATCAGGGACAGGTTTTTCGCAATGTGCAGACTTACACAGTGATTGAGAAATTGACCCAGGAACATGCCCCCAACGATTGGTACTCCGGTGTTGTCTTGCGAGGGGCTATCACCTGCGGCTTACCCGAACAATATTGCTGGAAGCTGTTTCACCACATGCAACAACTGCAACAGGGGACCCTGAATGCCGCTTAA